A window of Corallococcus macrosporus DSM 14697 contains these coding sequences:
- a CDS encoding mersacidin/lichenicidin family type 2 lantibiotic: MSHSDKNHILRAWRDADYYDSLSDAERAALPASPASVMELEDATLAFITGGDTESTCPATPTPNELTCLYTNCGRIACCR, encoded by the coding sequence ATGAGCCACAGCGACAAGAACCACATCCTCCGCGCCTGGCGTGACGCTGACTACTACGACAGCCTGTCCGACGCGGAGCGCGCCGCGCTTCCGGCCAGCCCCGCGTCCGTCATGGAGCTGGAGGACGCCACGCTGGCCTTCATCACCGGCGGCGACACCGAGAGCACCTGCCCCGCCACGCCCACGCCCAACGAGCTCACCTGCCTCTATACGAACTGCGGCCGCATCGCCTGCTGCCGCTGA
- a CDS encoding DUF1501 domain-containing protein translates to MNPPLTRRQLLRALGATAAGLSLAPGFLGRVLASSPRRAARGTLVTVFLRGGADGLSLVPPVEDAAYHRARPSLALKGQGPEAALKLAGPFGLHPGLAALMPLWREGQLAVLHGVGLPEPVRSHFDAQDFVESGTPGRKATPDGWLNRSLDEEEGAALRAVALQPTLPRALFGDAGAVAMGRLEEFRLRGGRRGEGATRGFSALYAGAVDQALRTTGQGAFEAMSLLDEDRLAKLSSRAQVDYPKGQLGPRLRDLARLIHGEVGLEVAATELGGWDTHAAQGAATGAFANRCRELGGALAAFAKDLGPRLEQVTVVVLTEFGRTVRENGSRGTDHGVGSAMFVLGGGVKGGKVYGRFEPLETDRLQDGRDVPAWTDVRAPLAEVLRVRRPGVALDKVFPGFTPPPELGLFG, encoded by the coding sequence ATGAACCCACCGCTCACTCGTCGACAGCTTCTGCGTGCCTTGGGGGCGACGGCGGCGGGGCTCTCGCTGGCGCCAGGCTTTCTGGGCAGGGTGCTCGCGTCCAGCCCGCGGAGGGCCGCGCGGGGCACGCTGGTGACAGTCTTCCTGCGCGGCGGCGCGGATGGGCTCTCGCTGGTGCCTCCCGTGGAGGATGCCGCGTACCACCGGGCGCGTCCCTCGCTGGCGTTGAAGGGGCAGGGACCGGAGGCCGCGCTGAAGCTGGCGGGGCCCTTTGGCCTGCATCCGGGGTTGGCTGCGCTGATGCCGCTGTGGCGTGAGGGCCAGTTGGCCGTGCTGCACGGCGTGGGGTTGCCGGAGCCGGTCCGCTCTCACTTCGACGCGCAGGACTTCGTGGAGTCCGGAACGCCGGGGCGCAAGGCGACGCCGGATGGCTGGCTCAACCGCTCGCTGGACGAGGAGGAGGGCGCCGCGCTGCGCGCCGTGGCGTTGCAACCCACGCTGCCCCGGGCGCTGTTCGGAGACGCTGGAGCGGTGGCCATGGGGCGGCTGGAGGAGTTCCGGCTGCGAGGTGGCCGACGGGGCGAGGGCGCCACTCGCGGCTTCAGCGCGCTCTACGCGGGCGCGGTGGACCAGGCGCTGCGGACCACGGGGCAGGGCGCGTTCGAGGCGATGTCCCTGTTGGACGAGGACCGGCTGGCGAAGCTGTCCTCCCGCGCGCAGGTGGACTATCCGAAGGGGCAGCTCGGGCCGCGGCTGCGAGACCTCGCGCGGCTCATCCACGGCGAGGTGGGCCTGGAGGTGGCGGCGACGGAGTTGGGGGGCTGGGACACCCACGCCGCCCAGGGCGCCGCGACAGGGGCGTTCGCCAACCGCTGTCGGGAGTTGGGAGGTGCGCTCGCGGCCTTCGCGAAGGACCTGGGGCCCCGGTTGGAGCAGGTGACGGTGGTGGTGCTCACGGAGTTCGGCCGCACGGTTCGGGAGAATGGCAGCCGTGGCACCGACCACGGCGTGGGCAGCGCGATGTTCGTGCTGGGCGGAGGTGTGAAGGGCGGCAAGGTGTACGGGCGCTTCGAGCCGCTGGAGACGGACCGCTTGCAGGACGGCCGCGACGTGCCCGCCTGGACGGACGTGCGCGCCCCGCTGGCGGAGGTCCTGCGCGTCCGTCGGCCCGGTGTGGCGCTGGACAAGGTGTTCCCTGGCTTCACGCCGCCTCCGGAGCTGGGCCTGTTCGGATAG
- a CDS encoding DUF1800 domain-containing protein, with translation MRLLPVGFLAVLVLSCASKPHAPAVVPPAPVAARAAFDEARAVHVLRRLAFGPSARSLEDLRRQGVEGWVASQLSRPGAPLPPELEAKLQALPSLTMSMAELVREYPPKRQREQALLDGREPRRPARIGLEQSAAKLLRAVESPNQLEEVLVDFWFNHFNVSADKGAARWMVTAYERDAIRPNVFGSFRELLGATARHPAMLFYLDNWRSVRDGMPERLSREALAEEDEAPEPAEPKPGLNENYARELLELHTLGVEGGYTQQDVREVARCFTGWSIRQPRKAPGFFFRRRAHDADDKQVLGQRVRGRRSTADGEQVLDLLARHPATARHVASKLARRFVSDSPPPALVERVAKVFLDSEGDLPTVYRALFDSPEFWAPEARAAKVKTPFEFVVSALRATGAEVTVRPRLVQSLAKMGEPLFRAPAPTGFPEHAAPWVNSGSLVARLNFSLELVSGRMPGTQVALKALATPAEPTARAWVDALGQALLGAPPSEETRATILDALSKRADAASAVGEARPVDVTLIAGLLLGSPEFQKQ, from the coding sequence ATGCGACTTCTGCCTGTCGGATTCCTGGCGGTGCTCGTGCTCTCATGTGCGAGCAAGCCACACGCCCCGGCCGTGGTGCCTCCCGCGCCTGTCGCGGCCAGGGCCGCCTTCGACGAGGCCCGCGCGGTCCACGTCCTGCGGCGGCTGGCCTTCGGGCCCTCGGCGCGCTCCCTGGAGGACCTGCGGCGCCAGGGCGTGGAGGGGTGGGTGGCCTCGCAGCTCTCCCGCCCAGGCGCGCCGCTGCCGCCCGAGCTGGAGGCGAAGCTCCAGGCGCTGCCCTCGCTGACGATGTCCATGGCGGAGCTGGTGCGGGAGTACCCGCCGAAGCGCCAGCGGGAGCAGGCCCTGCTGGACGGGCGTGAGCCGCGGCGCCCCGCCCGCATCGGCCTGGAGCAGTCCGCGGCGAAGCTGCTGCGCGCGGTGGAGAGTCCCAACCAGCTCGAAGAGGTGCTGGTGGACTTCTGGTTCAACCACTTCAACGTGTCCGCGGACAAAGGCGCGGCGCGGTGGATGGTGACTGCGTACGAGCGCGACGCCATCCGGCCGAATGTCTTCGGCAGCTTCCGGGAGCTGCTCGGCGCCACGGCGCGCCACCCGGCGATGCTCTTCTACCTGGACAACTGGCGCAGCGTCCGTGACGGCATGCCGGAGCGCCTGTCGCGCGAGGCGCTGGCCGAGGAGGACGAAGCGCCGGAGCCCGCCGAGCCGAAGCCCGGCCTCAACGAGAACTACGCGCGGGAGCTATTGGAGCTGCACACGCTGGGCGTGGAGGGCGGCTACACGCAGCAGGACGTGCGCGAGGTGGCCCGCTGCTTCACGGGCTGGAGCATCCGTCAGCCGCGCAAGGCGCCCGGGTTCTTCTTCCGCCGCCGGGCGCATGACGCGGACGACAAGCAGGTGCTGGGACAGCGCGTCCGCGGGCGGCGGAGCACGGCGGATGGGGAGCAGGTGCTGGACCTGCTGGCGCGGCACCCCGCCACCGCGCGCCACGTCGCCAGCAAGCTGGCGCGGCGCTTCGTGTCGGACTCGCCGCCGCCCGCGCTGGTGGAGCGGGTTGCGAAGGTGTTCCTCGACTCGGAGGGAGACCTGCCCACGGTGTACCGCGCGCTCTTCGACTCGCCGGAGTTCTGGGCGCCCGAGGCGCGGGCCGCGAAGGTGAAGACGCCCTTCGAGTTCGTGGTGTCCGCGCTGCGGGCCACCGGCGCCGAGGTGACGGTGCGTCCGCGACTGGTGCAATCCCTGGCGAAGATGGGCGAGCCGCTCTTCCGGGCCCCGGCGCCCACCGGCTTTCCAGAGCACGCGGCGCCGTGGGTGAACAGCGGCTCCCTGGTGGCCCGGCTCAACTTCAGCCTGGAGCTGGTGTCCGGACGGATGCCGGGGACGCAGGTGGCGTTGAAGGCGCTGGCCACGCCAGCCGAGCCCACCGCGCGCGCCTGGGTGGACGCGCTGGGGCAGGCGCTGCTGGGTGCGCCGCCGTCGGAGGAGACGCGGGCCACCATCCTCGACGCATTGTCGAAGCGCGCCGATGCCGCCAGCGCCGTGGGCGAGGCGCGCCCCGTGGACGTCACGCTCATCGCCGGGTTGTTGTTGGGCTCGCCGGAGTTCCAGAAGCAATGA
- a CDS encoding response regulator transcription factor, with translation MTSSVPALLLVEDDANLRLALRDNLENQGGYAVEEATCVREAREHLGRREFQLILLDVMLPDGDGYTLCRALREEGVTTPVLMLTARTLEDDVVRGFESGAQDYLGKPYRLRELLARVGALVRRSGAAPVKGLRFAGYRMDLDRRKVETPAGAPVELTRTEFDLLAFLVRERERVLRRDEILDAVWGRDVVVDPHTVDNFVSSLKKKLGWNSTSRFAIQTVRGVGYRMEIEAA, from the coding sequence ATGACCTCCTCCGTTCCGGCCCTCCTCCTGGTGGAGGACGACGCCAACCTGCGGCTCGCGCTGCGAGACAACCTGGAGAACCAGGGCGGCTACGCGGTGGAGGAGGCCACCTGCGTGCGCGAGGCGCGCGAGCACCTGGGCCGGCGCGAGTTCCAGCTCATCCTGCTGGACGTCATGCTGCCGGACGGTGACGGCTACACGCTGTGCCGCGCGCTGCGCGAGGAGGGCGTGACGACGCCCGTGTTGATGCTCACCGCGCGCACCCTGGAGGATGACGTGGTGCGGGGCTTCGAGTCCGGCGCGCAGGACTACCTGGGCAAGCCCTACCGGCTGCGCGAGCTGCTGGCGCGGGTGGGGGCCCTGGTGCGGCGCTCCGGCGCGGCGCCGGTGAAGGGCCTGCGCTTCGCGGGCTACCGGATGGACCTGGACCGCCGCAAGGTGGAGACGCCCGCGGGCGCGCCGGTGGAGCTGACACGGACGGAGTTCGACCTGCTCGCGTTCCTGGTGCGTGAGCGCGAGCGGGTGCTGCGCCGCGACGAAATCCTGGACGCGGTGTGGGGCCGCGACGTCGTGGTGGACCCGCACACCGTGGACAACTTCGTCTCCAGCCTGAAGAAGAAGCTGGGTTGGAACAGCACCTCCCGCTTCGCCATCCAGACGGTGCGCGGGGTGGGGTACCGCATGGAAATCGAAGCGGCCTGA
- a CDS encoding sensor histidine kinase: MLRRLLPTLIALLLGFIGLAWGLGSLQRIFAAERDDAQASLDSRREALEQYARASLAQSLRDRLEAARPALEAAALDPLAPATGLYLRERGTQLLPRLALHDTGEDTPAKARYAGLRAGTERADEVEDPWAERLALIREVDRALSRGDRRASTVALMALLQHRSQYVLASTRDVPGFLVVLESLVERGDPVPQLMHALVRDGLADGRSGRLDGLQRLLLLRRARFTKEDFDFLRERIVALSSKAGVPVTDFEARAAELAPEPLPLPRALPGPSLVRAGWYLEPRGGNHVRGVAVDAGALLQSLTREMRERGLLEADGQVRLLADAEVLPLEALPLSVDTPEWARAQGALEARYRLKTGMVAACAVLALGIAALAFVAQQRKLRFLELKSDFVATVSHELRTPLASIRLLAETLEWRLAEGTDARDYPARIVREADGLGFLVENLLSFNRIDKGRWAPKLEPVRLDELVALLRRDLESWSKVPVELAADVGDCSLRADGQLLRLLLSNLARNACAYNTRSPVRLRIEALPDGRVRFSDNGVGIPQAQWERAFEEFVRLPGQGHDAPGSGLGLALCRRIMRVHGGTLRVAASSPEGTTFELRFPHTVTT, encoded by the coding sequence ATGCTCCGCCGGCTGCTGCCCACCCTCATCGCGCTCCTCCTGGGCTTCATCGGGCTGGCCTGGGGCCTGGGCTCGCTCCAGCGCATCTTCGCCGCCGAGCGGGATGACGCGCAGGCCTCGCTCGACTCCCGCCGGGAGGCCCTGGAGCAGTACGCCCGCGCCTCCCTGGCGCAGTCCCTGCGAGACAGGCTGGAGGCGGCGCGCCCCGCCCTGGAGGCCGCCGCGTTGGACCCGCTCGCCCCGGCGACGGGCCTCTACCTGCGCGAGCGCGGCACGCAACTCCTGCCCCGGCTGGCCCTCCACGACACGGGCGAGGACACGCCCGCGAAGGCGCGCTACGCGGGCCTGCGCGCCGGCACGGAGCGGGCGGACGAGGTGGAGGACCCCTGGGCGGAGCGGCTCGCGCTGATTCGCGAGGTGGACCGGGCCCTGTCCCGCGGCGACCGCCGCGCGTCCACCGTGGCGCTGATGGCGCTGCTCCAGCACCGCTCGCAGTACGTGCTGGCCTCCACGCGCGACGTGCCGGGCTTCCTGGTGGTGCTGGAGTCGCTGGTGGAGCGGGGGGACCCCGTGCCCCAGTTGATGCACGCGCTGGTGCGGGACGGGCTGGCGGATGGCCGCAGCGGGCGGCTGGACGGCCTCCAGCGGCTGCTCCTGCTGCGCCGCGCGCGCTTCACGAAGGAGGACTTCGACTTCCTGCGCGAGCGAATCGTGGCGCTCTCCTCGAAGGCGGGCGTGCCGGTGACGGACTTCGAGGCCCGCGCCGCCGAGCTGGCGCCCGAGCCGCTGCCGCTGCCCAGGGCGCTCCCGGGCCCCTCGCTGGTGCGCGCGGGGTGGTACCTGGAGCCGCGCGGCGGCAACCACGTGCGGGGCGTGGCGGTGGACGCGGGCGCGCTGCTCCAGTCGCTCACGCGGGAGATGCGCGAGCGCGGCCTGCTCGAAGCGGACGGGCAGGTGCGCTTGCTGGCGGACGCGGAGGTGCTGCCGCTGGAGGCCCTGCCGCTCTCGGTGGACACGCCGGAGTGGGCGCGGGCCCAGGGCGCGCTGGAGGCGCGCTACCGGCTGAAGACGGGCATGGTGGCCGCGTGCGCGGTGCTGGCGCTGGGCATCGCCGCGCTGGCCTTCGTGGCGCAGCAACGCAAGCTGCGCTTCCTGGAGCTGAAGAGCGACTTCGTGGCCACGGTGTCGCACGAACTGCGCACGCCGCTGGCCTCCATCCGGCTGCTGGCGGAGACGCTGGAGTGGCGGCTGGCGGAGGGCACGGACGCGCGGGACTACCCGGCGCGCATCGTCCGGGAGGCGGACGGCCTGGGCTTCCTGGTGGAGAACCTGCTGTCCTTCAACCGCATCGACAAGGGGCGCTGGGCGCCGAAGCTGGAGCCGGTGCGCCTGGACGAGCTGGTGGCCCTGCTGCGCCGGGATTTGGAGTCCTGGTCCAAGGTGCCCGTGGAGTTGGCGGCGGACGTGGGGGACTGCTCCCTGCGCGCGGATGGACAGCTCTTGCGCCTGCTGCTCTCCAACCTGGCGCGCAACGCCTGCGCGTACAACACCCGCAGCCCGGTGCGCCTGCGCATCGAGGCCCTGCCGGATGGCCGCGTGCGCTTCTCCGACAATGGCGTGGGCATCCCCCAGGCGCAGTGGGAGCGCGCCTTCGAGGAGTTCGTGCGCCTGCCCGGCCAGGGCCACGACGCGCCGGGCAGCGGCCTGGGGCTGGCCCTGTGCCGCCGCATCATGCGCGTGCACGGCGGCACCCTGCGCGTGGCCGCCTCCAGCCCGGAAGGCACCACCTTCGAGCTTCGCTTTCCTCACACGGTGACGACATGA
- a CDS encoding YfbK domain-containing protein, which yields MKPTLYLFLLLLSAPALAAGSLAGTVVRASDKRPLAEVRVTATSPGLTEPRSTVTDAQGGFRFPQLAEGVYALRFEKEAFQALSRTDVTVKAGQEARVDVALSAAAQARPAVLAPTPLDNDRERAPGWTLQHLPVLVPDGAWQTVYRASSGKPGSGVETRGFGVNPTIDTEESRVSEFPVAVDTRPYAVARDYLSRDVLPAEGAVRTEAFINSFTTGDEGESNGPFQLYVEGFPSPGRKGYHVVRITVKAREAVREVGVQVEFNQRAVARYRLLGYEYLTPNPEPLDPGDETERFPLAAGQSVTTIHEVKLQAPSIAFGKLRVRYEQGTSTLWRRVQMLMPSSMLRSDYARAAASTRLAYVAAAFAEKLRGSFWTRALDWPRLLTLWEGIGEPLRGREDVVELGALIRKAQALDTRKDRFERLAPTGSSDFDDVPPLGN from the coding sequence ATGAAGCCCACCCTCTATCTCTTCCTCCTGCTGCTGTCCGCGCCCGCGCTGGCGGCTGGGAGCCTCGCTGGCACCGTCGTGCGCGCCAGCGACAAGCGCCCCCTCGCCGAGGTGCGCGTCACCGCGACGTCGCCCGGGCTGACGGAGCCCCGCTCCACGGTGACGGACGCGCAGGGGGGCTTCCGCTTTCCCCAGCTCGCCGAGGGCGTCTACGCGCTCCGCTTCGAGAAGGAGGCGTTCCAGGCGCTCAGCCGGACGGACGTCACGGTGAAGGCCGGGCAGGAGGCCCGCGTGGACGTGGCGCTCTCCGCCGCGGCGCAGGCACGCCCCGCCGTGCTGGCGCCCACGCCGCTGGACAATGACCGGGAGCGGGCACCCGGCTGGACCTTGCAGCACCTTCCCGTGCTCGTGCCGGATGGGGCGTGGCAGACCGTCTACCGCGCGTCATCGGGCAAGCCGGGCTCCGGCGTCGAGACGCGGGGCTTCGGGGTGAACCCCACCATCGACACGGAGGAGTCGCGCGTCTCGGAGTTCCCCGTGGCCGTGGACACCCGCCCCTACGCCGTGGCGCGGGACTACCTGTCCCGGGACGTCCTCCCCGCGGAGGGCGCGGTGCGCACGGAGGCCTTCATCAACAGCTTCACCACCGGGGACGAGGGCGAGTCGAACGGCCCCTTCCAGCTCTACGTCGAAGGCTTCCCCTCACCTGGCCGCAAGGGCTACCACGTGGTGCGAATCACCGTGAAGGCGCGCGAGGCCGTCCGCGAGGTGGGGGTCCAGGTGGAGTTCAACCAGCGGGCCGTCGCCCGCTACCGGCTGCTGGGCTACGAGTACCTGACGCCGAACCCGGAGCCGCTGGACCCGGGCGATGAGACGGAGCGGTTCCCGCTGGCCGCCGGACAGAGCGTCACCACCATCCACGAGGTGAAGCTGCAGGCGCCCTCCATCGCCTTCGGGAAGCTCCGGGTGCGCTACGAGCAGGGCACCTCCACCCTCTGGCGCCGGGTGCAGATGCTGATGCCCTCCAGCATGTTGCGCTCCGACTACGCCCGGGCCGCCGCGTCCACGCGCCTGGCCTACGTGGCCGCCGCCTTCGCGGAGAAGCTGCGGGGCTCCTTCTGGACGCGCGCGCTGGACTGGCCCCGGCTGCTGACGCTGTGGGAGGGCATCGGCGAGCCGCTGCGAGGCCGCGAGGACGTGGTGGAGCTGGGGGCGCTCATCCGCAAGGCGCAGGCGCTGGACACGCGCAAGGACCGCTTCGAGCGGCTGGCGCCCACGGGAAGCTCGGACTTCGACGACGTGCCCCCGCTGGGGAATTGA
- the ddpX gene encoding D-alanyl-D-alanine dipeptidase — MTPRARWGVVLALGLSSGAAWAEDAGTPKAASPLVDATTVVKDLGVDLRYATADNFLKKKVYPDTARCLLLPESAQRLKKAADVLRAQGYRLKVYDCYRPRAVQYQMWEIMPVPGYVANPRTGSNHNRGGAVDLTLTTLDGKAVEMPTPFDTFTRAAHHGYTGGTEASRKHREILREAMEGAGFKRNRMEWWHYDLPDARKRPVLDVPFSPP, encoded by the coding sequence GTGACGCCGCGCGCGCGCTGGGGCGTGGTGCTGGCGCTGGGCCTGTCGTCCGGGGCCGCGTGGGCCGAGGACGCGGGGACGCCGAAGGCCGCCTCACCCCTGGTGGACGCCACCACGGTGGTGAAGGACCTGGGCGTGGACCTGCGCTACGCCACGGCGGACAACTTCCTCAAGAAGAAGGTGTACCCGGACACGGCGCGCTGCCTGCTGCTGCCGGAGTCCGCCCAGCGCCTGAAGAAGGCCGCGGACGTGCTGCGCGCCCAGGGCTACCGGCTGAAGGTGTACGACTGCTACCGGCCGCGCGCGGTGCAGTACCAGATGTGGGAGATCATGCCGGTGCCCGGCTACGTCGCCAACCCGCGCACCGGCTCCAACCACAACCGGGGCGGGGCGGTGGACCTCACGCTGACGACGCTGGATGGCAAGGCGGTGGAGATGCCCACCCCCTTCGACACCTTCACCCGCGCCGCGCACCACGGGTACACGGGCGGCACCGAGGCGTCGCGCAAGCACCGTGAAATCCTGCGCGAGGCCATGGAGGGTGCGGGCTTCAAGCGCAACCGGATGGAGTGGTGGCACTACGATTTGCCGGACGCGAGGAAGCGCCCCGTGCTGGACGTGCCCTTCTCTCCCCCATGA
- the queC gene encoding 7-cyano-7-deazaguanine synthase QueC, translating to MVKRAVVLISGGLDSTTCLAMAKAKGFEPVCLAVAYGQRHAVELEQAKQVAAAMGVTDFRVVSIDLRQVGGSALTADIEVPKDRPADELSHGIPVTYVPARNALFLSLALGLAEVVGSTDLYIGVNAVDYSGYPDCRPEFIRAFESMANLATKAGVEGARFTVHAPLSGLTKADIIREGVKLGVDYGLTHSCYDPDAQGRACGRCDSCVLRKKGFEEAGVPDPTRYTESA from the coding sequence ATGGTGAAGCGCGCGGTGGTGTTGATTTCGGGCGGGCTGGATTCGACGACGTGCCTGGCCATGGCCAAGGCGAAGGGCTTCGAGCCCGTCTGTCTGGCGGTGGCCTACGGGCAGCGGCACGCGGTGGAGCTGGAGCAGGCGAAGCAGGTCGCCGCGGCCATGGGCGTGACGGACTTCCGGGTGGTGTCCATCGACCTGCGGCAGGTGGGCGGCTCCGCGCTGACGGCGGACATCGAGGTGCCCAAGGACCGGCCCGCGGACGAGCTGAGCCACGGCATCCCCGTGACGTACGTGCCGGCGCGCAACGCGCTGTTCCTCTCGCTGGCGCTGGGACTGGCGGAGGTGGTGGGCAGCACGGACCTCTACATCGGCGTCAACGCGGTGGACTACAGCGGCTACCCGGACTGCCGCCCGGAGTTCATCCGCGCCTTCGAGTCCATGGCCAACCTGGCCACCAAGGCGGGCGTGGAGGGCGCGCGCTTCACCGTGCACGCGCCGCTGTCCGGCCTGACGAAGGCGGACATCATCCGCGAGGGCGTGAAGCTGGGCGTGGACTACGGGCTGACGCACTCCTGCTACGACCCGGACGCCCAGGGCCGCGCGTGCGGGCGCTGTGACAGCTGCGTGCTGCGCAAGAAGGGCTTCGAGGAAGCAGGCGTCCCGGACCCCACGCGCTACACGGAGTCCGCGTGA